One stretch of Bacteroidota bacterium DNA includes these proteins:
- a CDS encoding redoxin domain-containing protein: protein MNKIIKIKFTLFFLLISVLKFTFSQNIIAPEHDKTVIPNVGVKAPDFSGHYFDGKPFTLSKIAKNKPVLLWFTNLCSGCQSKLQFIEELNKKYQKKEMEVLAVSQLGSDQKTVEDIIRQNNLSVRFVYDPSGVATTLYTGGYNPGICPVKNIYLIDKSGKISFATHYPGVSEKELTKQINKLTKGNQQ from the coding sequence ATGAACAAAATTATTAAGATAAAGTTCACTTTATTCTTTCTTCTTATTTCTGTATTAAAATTTACTTTTTCCCAAAACATTATTGCTCCGGAACATGATAAGACAGTAATTCCAAACGTTGGGGTTAAAGCACCGGATTTTTCAGGTCATTATTTCGATGGAAAACCGTTCACGCTTTCCAAAATAGCAAAAAACAAACCTGTCCTTCTCTGGTTCACAAATCTTTGTTCCGGCTGCCAATCAAAGCTTCAATTTATTGAGGAGTTAAATAAAAAATATCAGAAGAAGGAGATGGAAGTATTAGCGGTTAGTCAATTAGGAAGTGACCAGAAAACAGTTGAAGATATTATCCGCCAGAACAATTTATCTGTTAGGTTTGTGTATGATCCCTCAGGGGTAGCAACGACTCTTTACACAGGGGGATATAATCCCGGCATCTGTCCGGTGAAGAATATTTATCTGATAGATAAATCAGGGAAAATCTCCTTTGCGACACATTATCCGGGAGTATCTGAAAAAGAATTAACCAAACAAATAAATAAACTTACGAAAGGTAACCAGCAATGA
- a CDS encoding tetratricopeptide repeat protein, with protein sequence MKPKLLIACILTIVLLAIPSTLNAQQEKDSMQNTIVKAEKYLTQGKFTQAVSALDKIIQADPENIDALNLLGRAYLSARKFQEAGIFFKRTLDVDADKAEANLGLSITYLLDGKSQEAKPYALIASRSESTKIDALNILGQIAAQENDIDNARKYYQEILSIDSTHYDALSNLGVLYQQAGNEAQGLEYFQRAVKFYPENASAYHNLGVLSSVLGRLHEAIINLNKAASLDSINPKSLRTLGIIYLKERLFSEAVFTFQRALNRDYFNMESRVGKALGYWSLREYENVLREIEDIRSLGIRFGRMELFLANIYFEKKEYDKAMEYAKQDEQNNPSEAEGHYMLGMLHQITGDKQLAEKEFNEASMITRQNPKARLLFSADTYFTSGGK encoded by the coding sequence ATGAAGCCAAAGCTACTCATCGCTTGCATTCTGACCATAGTATTGCTGGCGATTCCCTCGACGTTGAATGCTCAACAGGAAAAAGATTCAATGCAGAACACTATTGTAAAAGCGGAGAAGTACTTAACGCAAGGTAAATTCACTCAGGCAGTTTCAGCGCTCGATAAAATCATACAAGCCGACCCGGAAAATATTGATGCGCTCAATTTGCTGGGCAGGGCATATCTCTCTGCAAGAAAGTTTCAGGAGGCGGGGATTTTCTTCAAGCGAACTCTTGATGTTGATGCAGATAAAGCAGAAGCTAACCTTGGATTGAGCATCACGTATCTTCTGGACGGCAAGTCGCAGGAAGCAAAGCCGTATGCGCTTATCGCATCTCGTTCCGAATCTACAAAGATAGATGCGCTCAACATTCTGGGACAGATTGCCGCACAAGAAAACGATATTGACAATGCACGAAAATATTATCAGGAGATACTTTCCATTGACAGCACACATTACGACGCACTTTCAAATCTTGGCGTCTTGTATCAGCAAGCGGGGAATGAGGCGCAAGGACTGGAATACTTTCAGCGTGCTGTAAAATTCTACCCTGAAAATGCTTCTGCGTACCACAACCTAGGCGTATTGAGCAGCGTCCTTGGGCGTTTGCACGAAGCGATTATTAATCTGAACAAAGCTGCATCACTCGATTCGATCAATCCAAAATCGCTCCGTACGTTGGGAATCATATATCTCAAAGAGCGCCTTTTTAGTGAAGCAGTTTTCACATTTCAGCGGGCGCTTAACAGGGATTATTTTAATATGGAGAGCCGTGTTGGAAAGGCACTCGGATACTGGTCGTTGAGGGAGTACGAGAATGTTCTTCGGGAGATTGAAGACATTCGTTCATTAGGAATTCGGTTCGGACGAATGGAATTGTTCCTTGCCAATATCTATTTCGAAAAGAAAGAATATGATAAAGCAATGGAATATGCAAAGCAAGACGAGCAAAACAATCCTTCTGAAGCAGAAGGACATTACATGCTTGGCATGCTGCATCAAATTACTGGTGATAAGCAACTGGCAGAAAAAGAATTTAATGAAGCATCAATGATTACGAGGCAAAATCCTAAAGCTCGCTTGCTCTTCAGTGCTGATACGTACTTCACTTCAGGAGGGAAATAA
- a CDS encoding P-II family nitrogen regulator has translation MKEIKAIIRPFKLLEVTEALQKIAGLPGVTVSEIKGFGKGRARNAQDKTVYEMVELVPRVKLEVVVSDGMVDEVVKVIQKYSHTGNTGDGKIFVVNVEEVIKIRTNERGKKAI, from the coding sequence ATGAAAGAGATAAAAGCAATAATAAGACCGTTCAAATTATTGGAAGTAACGGAAGCGCTGCAGAAGATAGCAGGACTTCCAGGTGTCACCGTTTCTGAAATTAAAGGATTCGGTAAAGGCAGGGCAAGAAATGCACAAGATAAAACTGTTTACGAGATGGTGGAACTCGTTCCAAGGGTGAAATTGGAAGTTGTTGTTTCTGATGGAATGGTAGACGAAGTGGTTAAAGTAATTCAGAAATATTCACATACCGGCAATACGGGAGATGGGAAAATATTTGTCGTGAATGTTGAAGAGGTTATAAAAATACGGACGAACGAACGGGGGAAAAAAGCGATATGA
- a CDS encoding CusA/CzcA family heavy metal efflux RND transporter, whose amino-acid sequence MLEKIISLTLKQKGMIIFLSLLIVTFGLYSYLTLPIDAFPDVTNIQVEVVSYANGLSAIEIERNVTYPIEMAMRGLPDVEQMRSVTKFGLSIVTIVFKDNVDIYFARQLVFERLGEAKENVPKGVEVAMGPIATAMGEIYQYTLEGSMPSDSMAKIAYLSNLRTVQEWIITPQLKSVAGVNEINSFGGYFKQFQVIVSPDKLLKYDLTADDVYSAIENNNQNVGGNILEKNSDQYIVRSVGLIKSIADIENIVLKSHEGIPTFIKDVAQVKTGEAVRQGAAMINGKEESVGGIIMMLRGQNSRDVVKLVKEKVQEINENNILPDGIKMVPYYDRSDIVNASVNTVNKALIEGSILVLIIVYLLLRSFRGSIVVLIALPLSLLATFIVMKFVGLSANLMSLGGLAISIGMIIDATIIQVENVQRHLSEEGNKNPKMLTVLKAVLEVRKPSIFGELIIAITFIPILSLEGIEGKMFGPLAKTVAIALLSSMFLSIFIIPVLCSIFLKSQPEKESIIMKYATKLYQPILEYVMEKKTMILSIAGIFLILSLMLFTRLGTEFIPIMDEGAFDMDVSLLPGVSLSKAMEVNQLAAQKMKQFDELDIVVSRTGQTGVAMDTRGADKTGYVGILKPISEWKRDISREELTNEMRASLETIPGISFGFSQPIQCRIDELVAGTKAQLILKLFGDDIDVLKDKSDEIAKVLSSIQGGTDLLTEKVSGQPYLTINIDRSKIARYGLNINDVQNVIEIAVAGKAATKFYEENRSYDITVRLPEEKRNSIEAIENILVPAKSGINIPLAQLAAVTIIEGPVQISRQDGIRRIGIEMNVSGRDIGGFVAEAKQKIKDNVQLPAGYYLTWGGQFENQQRAMTKLMIVGPVAVGIILLLLFITFRSIRLALLVISNLPFALIGGIFALYISGLYLSVPASIGFIVLFGVAVLNGVVLVSHISQLREEGIELQEAIRRGSLDRLRPVLMTASIAIFSLMPMLFATGAGSEIQKPLATVVVGGLITSTLLTLLIIPSVYSWFEKKNVEAEM is encoded by the coding sequence ATGTTAGAAAAAATAATATCACTAACGCTTAAGCAGAAAGGAATGATCATATTTCTTTCCCTGCTTATCGTGACATTCGGATTGTATTCCTATTTGACTTTACCTATAGATGCTTTTCCCGATGTTACAAATATCCAAGTAGAGGTTGTTAGCTATGCTAATGGGCTTTCAGCAATTGAAATTGAAAGAAATGTAACATATCCGATTGAAATGGCGATGCGCGGTTTACCTGATGTTGAACAAATGCGATCTGTTACTAAGTTCGGCCTTTCGATAGTTACAATCGTATTTAAAGATAATGTTGATATCTATTTTGCCCGTCAGTTGGTGTTTGAACGATTAGGTGAGGCAAAAGAAAATGTTCCCAAAGGCGTTGAAGTTGCAATGGGACCAATTGCAACGGCGATGGGTGAAATATACCAGTATACGCTTGAAGGATCCATGCCATCCGATTCGATGGCAAAGATTGCATATTTGTCCAACTTACGAACAGTTCAAGAATGGATTATTACACCGCAGCTAAAAAGTGTTGCCGGTGTAAATGAAATAAACTCTTTCGGTGGGTATTTTAAACAATTTCAAGTGATCGTTTCGCCCGATAAATTATTGAAATATGATTTAACAGCGGACGATGTATATTCAGCTATTGAAAACAATAATCAAAATGTTGGCGGGAATATTCTTGAAAAGAATTCAGATCAATATATTGTTCGCAGTGTCGGGTTAATTAAAAGTATTGCCGATATCGAAAACATTGTATTAAAATCTCACGAAGGAATACCAACGTTTATTAAGGATGTAGCACAAGTAAAGACTGGTGAAGCTGTGAGGCAAGGCGCCGCAATGATTAACGGAAAGGAAGAGTCTGTTGGTGGCATTATAATGATGTTGCGCGGTCAGAATAGCCGTGATGTTGTTAAACTCGTAAAAGAGAAAGTGCAGGAAATTAACGAGAATAATATCCTTCCCGACGGAATAAAGATGGTTCCATATTATGATAGAAGCGACATTGTAAACGCAAGTGTTAATACAGTAAATAAGGCCTTGATTGAAGGTTCTATTCTTGTTCTTATCATAGTGTACTTATTGTTGAGAAGTTTTAGAGGGAGTATTGTTGTACTTATTGCTCTACCTCTCTCATTACTTGCAACATTTATTGTAATGAAATTTGTAGGTCTTAGCGCAAATTTGATGTCGCTTGGTGGACTTGCGATTTCAATAGGAATGATTATCGACGCAACGATAATTCAAGTAGAAAATGTGCAAAGGCATTTAAGCGAAGAAGGAAATAAGAACCCCAAAATGTTGACCGTTCTTAAAGCAGTATTAGAAGTGCGAAAACCGAGCATTTTCGGAGAGCTAATTATTGCAATTACATTTATTCCAATCCTTTCATTAGAAGGAATTGAAGGTAAAATGTTTGGACCGCTTGCCAAGACTGTTGCCATTGCGCTTCTTTCTTCGATGTTTCTGTCCATATTTATCATACCAGTTCTTTGCTCAATATTTTTGAAATCGCAGCCGGAAAAAGAAAGCATTATCATGAAGTATGCGACAAAATTGTATCAGCCGATATTAGAATATGTGATGGAAAAGAAAACAATGATTTTAAGTATTGCCGGAATATTCTTAATACTTTCGCTAATGTTGTTTACACGATTAGGTACGGAGTTTATTCCAATAATGGATGAGGGTGCATTTGATATGGATGTATCGCTGCTCCCGGGTGTTTCACTGTCAAAGGCGATGGAGGTAAATCAACTTGCAGCCCAAAAAATGAAACAGTTTGATGAATTAGATATCGTTGTATCCCGTACCGGGCAAACGGGCGTCGCAATGGACACACGAGGTGCGGATAAAACAGGATATGTTGGAATCCTAAAACCGATAAGTGAATGGAAGCGGGATATATCAAGGGAGGAATTGACCAATGAAATGCGTGCATCGTTGGAAACGATACCTGGAATTAGTTTTGGGTTTAGTCAACCCATACAATGTAGAATTGATGAACTTGTTGCAGGAACAAAAGCGCAATTAATCCTTAAACTATTTGGCGACGACATAGATGTGCTTAAGGATAAATCGGATGAAATAGCAAAGGTTCTTTCCTCCATTCAAGGCGGAACCGATTTGTTGACTGAAAAAGTATCCGGTCAGCCATACTTAACCATAAACATTGATCGATCAAAAATAGCGAGGTATGGCTTAAATATTAACGATGTTCAGAATGTAATAGAAATTGCTGTTGCTGGAAAAGCAGCCACAAAGTTTTATGAAGAGAACCGTAGCTATGATATTACAGTTCGTCTGCCGGAAGAGAAACGGAATTCCATTGAAGCAATAGAAAATATATTAGTCCCGGCCAAATCGGGAATAAATATTCCGCTTGCTCAATTAGCCGCAGTAACAATTATTGAGGGTCCCGTTCAAATTAGCCGCCAGGATGGAATAAGAAGAATTGGCATTGAGATGAATGTAAGCGGAAGGGATATCGGCGGTTTTGTTGCCGAAGCAAAACAAAAGATTAAAGATAATGTTCAACTCCCTGCCGGTTATTATTTAACCTGGGGCGGACAATTTGAGAATCAACAGCGAGCAATGACCAAACTAATGATCGTAGGACCTGTTGCTGTCGGAATAATTCTACTGCTTTTGTTCATTACGTTTCGATCTATCCGTTTGGCATTACTGGTAATTTCAAATCTTCCCTTTGCGCTCATTGGTGGAATATTTGCTCTCTACATTTCCGGGTTATATTTGTCTGTTCCTGCTTCAATTGGATTCATAGTCTTATTTGGTGTTGCTGTGTTAAACGGAGTTGTGTTAGTATCTCACATTTCTCAGTTAAGAGAAGAAGGCATTGAATTACAAGAAGCAATTAGGAGAGGAAGTCTTGACAGATTACGTCCGGTTTTGATGACTGCATCAATAGCCATTTTTAGTCTAATGCCGATGTTATTTGCCACCGGAGCCGGATCAGAAATTCAAAAACCGCTCGCTACAGTGGTCGTCGGTGGATTGATCACCTCAACGCTGCTAACATTGTTAATTATTCCCTCTGTGTACAGTTGGTTCGAAAAGAAAAATGTTGAAGCGGAAATGTAA
- a CDS encoding efflux RND transporter periplasmic adaptor subunit, translated as MKARIIFFSIAAVLSITLFGCSGKEEPKIEESHTEHSEIVQLSTEAIKEIKLETEIVSFRPFTGYLTIPAKVLTNQDNEAQIGSLVQGRVHQVFVKVGDFVKAGQILMTVEGLDVGEIKAGFLIAKAALDYTKANYERQKKLYDEKIGSQKSLLESQSEYEKALAEYKAEDKKIHSVGLSDADINDEKKSEEHTSGTLSIKSSINGIVVERNVVIGQSVDVTSNAFKIINTSNVWVDGQVYEKDIAKIYQKTNAVFSSATYQNEKFNGRIIYIGQTIDEQSRTITVRGEFSNTNGKLKPQMFGDLKIPIESNAKAIMMLDEAVVKEAGIEYVFVQTSDTTFEQRKVSTGTVVDGRIEIRAGLTIGEDVVSKGVFYLKSELKKEEIEGDEH; from the coding sequence ATGAAAGCAAGAATCATATTTTTTAGTATTGCTGCAGTATTATCTATAACCTTATTCGGATGCAGCGGCAAGGAAGAACCTAAAATAGAAGAAAGTCATACTGAACATAGCGAAATAGTGCAGCTTTCAACCGAAGCCATTAAGGAAATAAAACTAGAGACTGAAATCGTTTCCTTTCGCCCATTTACAGGGTATTTAACAATACCTGCGAAGGTGTTGACAAATCAAGATAACGAAGCACAGATCGGTTCACTTGTCCAGGGTAGGGTTCATCAGGTATTTGTAAAGGTTGGTGATTTTGTGAAAGCAGGACAAATATTGATGACGGTTGAAGGTTTGGATGTAGGTGAAATTAAAGCCGGATTTTTAATCGCAAAGGCCGCATTGGATTATACAAAAGCAAATTATGAACGACAAAAAAAATTATATGATGAGAAGATTGGATCACAAAAGTCCCTTTTGGAAAGCCAATCAGAATACGAGAAAGCCCTTGCGGAATACAAAGCAGAAGATAAAAAAATTCACTCCGTCGGGTTAAGCGATGCTGATATTAATGATGAAAAAAAGAGTGAAGAACATACTTCGGGCACATTGTCTATAAAATCTTCCATTAATGGTATAGTGGTTGAAAGAAATGTTGTTATTGGCCAGTCTGTCGATGTAACGTCGAATGCATTCAAAATAATAAATACATCAAACGTATGGGTTGACGGTCAGGTGTATGAAAAAGACATTGCAAAGATTTATCAGAAAACCAATGCAGTATTCTCTTCGGCGACTTATCAGAATGAAAAATTCAACGGAAGAATAATATACATCGGTCAGACCATTGACGAACAATCCAGAACAATAACAGTGAGAGGAGAATTTTCCAACACAAACGGTAAATTAAAGCCTCAAATGTTTGGCGATCTAAAAATCCCGATTGAATCAAATGCGAAAGCAATAATGATGCTCGATGAAGCTGTAGTGAAAGAAGCCGGAATAGAATATGTTTTTGTGCAAACAAGTGATACAACATTTGAGCAGAGGAAAGTGTCAACCGGTACGGTTGTTGATGGCAGGATAGAAATTAGAGCGGGATTAACGATAGGTGAAGATGTCGTATCGAAAGGGGTGTTCTATTTGAAGAGCGAACTGAAAAAAGAAGAAATTGAAGGAGACGAACACTAA
- a CDS encoding TolC family protein translates to MKQVIALFMLVHLFSITYGQDKSINTLSLKEAIELGLKNNPEIQSAKERIFSAKGRFWSGISLPKPEISASHEWIPVGKSLKGATERTIEIGQSFEFPSNYFLKGSKFNSEEEIEKYRLSMSERNIIYQIKTNYHKVLTKQFQIKSAEENLLISEDFLKKAEIKRSVGEGTNLERLTAKVQYTESKNNLEVIKNEFTIAFAELNYALGFGKQNYGANYTLTDSMVFVDHKISLEQLFQTMEVANPQLKIAELNSQISSVENSLAWSSLLPNFNVAYYQQTRDGNNGFYGAALGISIPLWFLLDQNGKIQESAANQAISESEQRITKNEVSLMLKNAYTDHENNLQQVKLYVNDILPQAEEIYRTAIKSYDAGELTYLEYLQAKQTLINSRNNYINVLFNHFQSVFKIEEMIGKNITDNSGLEN, encoded by the coding sequence ATGAAGCAAGTAATTGCTTTGTTCATGTTGGTGCATTTATTCAGCATCACTTATGGACAAGATAAATCAATAAATACTTTGTCATTAAAAGAAGCGATAGAACTAGGCTTAAAAAATAATCCCGAAATACAATCTGCGAAAGAACGAATATTCTCGGCCAAAGGAAGATTTTGGAGTGGGATATCATTGCCAAAGCCTGAAATATCTGCTTCGCATGAATGGATACCGGTAGGGAAAAGCCTTAAAGGAGCAACCGAAAGGACAATTGAAATCGGACAATCTTTCGAATTTCCCTCAAACTATTTTTTAAAAGGATCTAAATTTAATAGTGAAGAAGAAATTGAGAAGTATAGGTTAAGCATGTCGGAAAGGAACATTATATATCAGATAAAGACAAACTATCACAAGGTATTAACTAAACAATTTCAGATAAAATCAGCAGAAGAAAATCTTTTGATCTCGGAAGACTTTTTGAAGAAAGCGGAGATAAAACGTAGTGTCGGAGAAGGAACGAATCTTGAAAGATTAACTGCCAAAGTCCAATACACTGAATCGAAGAACAATCTTGAGGTGATTAAAAACGAATTTACGATTGCATTTGCTGAACTTAATTATGCTCTCGGATTCGGTAAGCAAAACTATGGGGCCAACTATACTTTAACAGATTCGATGGTTTTTGTCGATCACAAAATAAGTTTAGAACAACTTTTTCAAACGATGGAGGTTGCAAACCCCCAGTTAAAAATTGCTGAACTAAATTCTCAAATCTCATCGGTTGAGAATTCCCTTGCATGGTCGTCACTCCTACCAAATTTTAATGTAGCATATTATCAACAAACCCGTGACGGAAATAATGGATTCTATGGAGCAGCATTAGGAATATCAATTCCATTATGGTTTTTGTTAGATCAAAATGGAAAGATACAGGAATCAGCTGCCAATCAAGCAATATCGGAATCAGAACAACGCATAACAAAAAACGAAGTATCCCTGATGTTAAAAAACGCCTACACGGATCATGAGAATAATCTACAGCAGGTGAAATTATATGTAAACGATATTTTACCACAAGCAGAAGAGATATATAGAACCGCGATAAAAAGTTACGATGCTGGGGAGCTGACATACCTTGAGTATCTTCAGGCAAAACAAACTCTGATAAATTCAAGAAATAATTATATCAATGTGTTATTCAATCATTTTCAATCAGTGTTCAAAATTGAAGAAATGATCGGTAAAAATATCACAGACAATTCAGGATTGGAGAACTAA
- a CDS encoding DUF6660 family protein gives MDIAVWVIVVSYDYDDFVISCSLLRMTVDFKDFEYYQIFMYIYFMKAVALIFSIFFFTISVVPCADICEDLGFIAVSHNDNAGNTSQDTCPVFCICNCCGVVIGADVSAINISSPDNVSTSFGSFLVNGHPSGYNTSIWQPPKQA, from the coding sequence ATGGATATTGCTGTTTGGGTTATTGTGGTTTCTTACGATTACGATGATTTTGTCATAAGCTGTTCGTTATTGAGGATGACGGTAGATTTCAAAGATTTTGAATATTATCAAATTTTTATGTATATTTACTTTATGAAAGCAGTGGCTTTAATATTTTCGATCTTCTTTTTTACTATATCTGTTGTTCCTTGTGCAGATATCTGTGAAGATCTAGGATTTATTGCTGTATCGCATAATGATAATGCTGGGAATACCTCACAAGATACATGTCCAGTATTTTGCATTTGCAACTGTTGTGGAGTGGTAATTGGAGCCGATGTTTCCGCAATTAATATCTCTTCTCCCGATAATGTATCAACATCGTTTGGTTCGTTTCTCGTAAACGGACATCCTTCTGGTTATAACACTTCAATTTGGCAGCCGCCTAAGCAAGCGTAA
- a CDS encoding DUF6527 family protein codes for MKTSNRRALKIKLNGTVSNHGDAIKKNRKSGDVVIVERGSLRSLVCMCPCGCAEQITINLDIRTGKAWKMYRKVKGMSLYPSVWRDSGCKSHFIIWNNRVLWLDDDWWFEEDNIVEITKRILPLFTPDEFIHFRDIAESIEEIPWSVLRSCRELVNQGIIIEGEDEMKGFYRKI; via the coding sequence ATGAAAACGAGCAATCGAAGAGCTCTAAAAATAAAATTGAACGGCACAGTCTCCAATCATGGAGACGCGATTAAAAAAAATCGTAAGTCAGGCGATGTTGTAATTGTAGAAAGGGGTTCTTTACGATCACTTGTTTGTATGTGTCCATGTGGCTGTGCTGAACAAATAACTATAAATTTGGATATTAGAACTGGAAAAGCATGGAAAATGTATCGAAAAGTAAAAGGGATGTCGTTATATCCATCTGTCTGGAGAGATTCTGGATGTAAAAGCCATTTCATAATATGGAATAACAGAGTATTATGGCTTGATGATGATTGGTGGTTTGAAGAAGATAATATAGTAGAAATTACAAAACGCATTCTTCCCTTGTTCACACCAGATGAATTTATACATTTTAGAGATATAGCTGAATCAATCGAGGAAATACCCTGGTCTGTACTGCGTTCATGCAGAGAATTGGTCAATCAGGGTATTATTATCGAAGGCGAGGATGAAATGAAGGGTTTTTATCGAAAGATATGA
- a CDS encoding phosphotransferase: MNSRNTIFWIGRTPAQNVMLEFQCRDIKLDYLTVKTNISQTLTDQSLIKSLGVIYFHKSIKLGNTITFLRIVSTPLVKYSGIKILIIVEDTSEVNRIKQTFLGKSDFSTFNESHISFQLKQSIEYNDVARSFSQLQSNPYPNINLKIYPRTGTILSEEQNVLLRRSFSDCDSLHIHQLDQQGYSAKVFSVYPQINDGISSGRLQPFLVKFDKIDDIINENNYYKTYVNPYIPFSLRPNLDHNRSIHSSEISIKSDEFGALVSSYVDRAIPLLEAIEKGTGPNALHCLFEESLDRWLQNTKIEDGSPFDAIEKRFKQNKFNESPQILTEAKKIGHVLDPDVLLAKLKTIPCNKHRNGIIHGDLHANNILVKGYDAIIIDFSECRNGPVLVDLATLDVSIAFFSALRIEKEEEFKEWIRFVKEKYSYKNVSGLPVVRQGYEYYMRQWNCIRQIRRHALMERVDKMEYAICLANELLKHSVYINKSNFGLQIAAYSYYLSSNLAQEILTNT; encoded by the coding sequence ATGAATAGTCGTAATACGATATTCTGGATCGGCAGAACACCTGCACAAAATGTTATGCTAGAATTTCAGTGCAGAGATATCAAGCTTGATTATTTAACTGTAAAGACAAATATATCTCAAACACTTACAGATCAAAGTTTAATTAAAAGCTTAGGGGTAATTTATTTTCATAAATCGATTAAATTAGGGAATACAATTACATTTCTTCGAATCGTTTCAACCCCTCTTGTTAAATATTCCGGTATAAAAATTCTGATTATTGTTGAGGACACTTCTGAAGTTAACCGAATTAAGCAAACATTCCTTGGCAAATCGGACTTCTCAACATTTAACGAAAGCCACATTTCATTTCAATTAAAGCAATCAATAGAATATAATGATGTTGCTCGATCTTTTTCACAATTGCAATCAAATCCTTATCCAAATATCAACTTAAAAATTTATCCCAGGACAGGTACTATCTTATCTGAAGAACAAAATGTACTTCTGCGTCGAAGTTTTTCAGATTGCGATTCGCTCCATATTCACCAATTAGATCAGCAGGGTTATTCCGCTAAAGTCTTTTCTGTCTACCCACAAATCAACGATGGTATAAGTAGTGGTCGACTACAACCATTTCTTGTAAAGTTTGATAAAATAGACGATATAATAAATGAAAATAATTACTATAAGACTTATGTAAATCCTTATATCCCATTTAGTTTGCGTCCCAATCTTGACCACAATCGCAGTATACATTCCTCTGAAATTAGTATCAAATCAGATGAATTCGGAGCACTGGTATCAAGTTATGTGGATCGAGCAATTCCACTATTGGAGGCAATAGAAAAAGGAACAGGTCCCAATGCACTGCACTGTCTTTTTGAAGAATCATTAGATCGATGGTTGCAAAATACAAAAATTGAAGATGGATCTCCTTTTGACGCTATTGAAAAAAGATTTAAACAAAACAAATTTAATGAAAGTCCCCAAATACTCACCGAGGCAAAAAAGATAGGACATGTTTTAGATCCGGATGTGCTTCTTGCTAAATTAAAAACAATCCCATGTAATAAGCATCGTAATGGAATTATACATGGAGATCTTCATGCGAATAATATTCTTGTAAAAGGTTATGATGCAATCATAATCGATTTTTCCGAATGTAGAAATGGTCCAGTTCTTGTTGATTTAGCAACATTAGATGTGTCAATTGCATTTTTTTCAGCATTACGAATCGAAAAGGAAGAAGAATTTAAAGAATGGATAAGATTTGTTAAAGAGAAATACAGTTACAAGAACGTTTCCGGATTACCTGTAGTACGTCAAGGATATGAATATTATATGCGACAATGGAATTGTATTCGCCAAATTCGTCGACATGCATTGATGGAAAGAGTCGACAAAATGGAATATGCAATATGCCTAGCAAATGAACTATTAAAGCACTCTGTTTATATTAACAAATCAAACTTTGGACTTCAAATTGCCGCATACTCTTATTACCTAAGCTCAAATCTTGCACAGGAAATACTAACAAATACATGA